One Fusarium musae strain F31 chromosome 6, whole genome shotgun sequence DNA segment encodes these proteins:
- a CDS encoding hypothetical protein (EggNog:ENOG41): MTQIGIFPASGALGTSTYTHLLSQVPNDKVTLINRYPEKVPKKYVENGTTVRQASYESSAQELETAFAGIDVLFLISYPSHVHEYRTKVHTKALDAAVEAGVKHVFYSSLGFASIDESTTKAEVMGAHLDSEAHLRKIASAKEGFTWTSVREGLYSESFPIYTSFLDLKNPPSKIFIPHDGSGPGVSWVKRDELGEATARLIASYAKSPLSFKYTNQIVTLTGPKSWTLSETVEVLSRAAGKDFKIQEISVDEYVNLPQIKGYFGTEEKARTWATAWDAIRAGETAGVTNTMKEILGREPEDFEKTIEELAKNQRSG; this comes from the coding sequence ATGACGCAAATCGGAATCTTCCCCGCTTCTGGGGCTCTTGGCACCAGCACATACACTCATCTTCTCTCGCAAGTCCCAAACGACAAAGTCACGCTCATCAACCGCTATCCCGAAAAGGTTCCCAAGAAATACGTGGAGAATGGAACTACAGTTCGTCAAGCTTCTTACGAGTCTAGCGCTCAAGAACTCGAGACTGCGTTTGCAGGGATCGATGTTCTCTTTTTGATCTCGTATCCTAGCCATGTTCACGAATACAGGACAAAGGTGCACACCAAAGCACTTGATGCAGCGGTTGAAGCTGGGGTGAAGCATGTTTTTTACTCGTCGCTTGGATTCGCGTCGATTGATGAGAGTACTACGAAGGCCGAAGTCATGGGTGCGCATCTTGATAGCGAGGCGCATCTGCGAAAGATTGCGAGTGCGAAGGAGGGATTTACGTGGACGAGTGTCCGCGAGGGTCTATACAGCGAGTCATTCCCGATCTACACTTCATTCCTCGACCTCAAGAATCCTCCGTCCAAGATTTTCATTCCGCACGATGGAAGTGGGCCTGGCGTCAGCTGGGTCAAGAGAGATGAGCTCGGAGAAGCGACTGCACGTCTCATCGCCTCATATGCGAAATCACCACTATCATTCAAATACACCAACCAGATCGTCACTCTAACCGGTCCCAAATCCTGGACATTGTCAGAGACCGTCGAAGTCCTATCGCGCGCCGCAGGAAAAGACTtcaagatccaagagatCAGCGTGGACGAGTACGTTAACCTCCCTCAGATCAAAGGATACTTCGGAACAGAGGAGAAAGCGAGGACATGGGCTACAGCATGGGACGCCATCCGCGCCGGAGAAACAGCTGGTGTGACAAACACGATGAAAGAGATATTGGGAAGGGAGCCGGAGGATTTTGAAAAGACTATTGAGGAATTGGCCAAGAATCAGCGGTCAGGTTGA
- a CDS encoding hypothetical protein (EggNog:ENOG41) — translation MQFKTLFAASLLGLAAAAPTEECSSTKTSPAKTGNSPVPKTFGLVALRSASPIHFTHFSATENGFLLGLPADKQNATCSGKSDGSAVFRLSEGELYLYNTGKKQQRAYTDRSGMGQGVLQYATVSKNPLPDSFETKGWKIDKSGNLNFDNASGFTACRDGPDGSWTVWIATGATHPGNTDAECLGFNARVAEIEHPTSCFYSEYSS, via the exons ATGCAGTTCAAGACTCTCTTCGCCGCCTCCCTCCTCGGCCTCGCTGCCGCCGCCCCTACAGAGGAGTGCAGCAGCACCAAGACCAGCCCCGCCAAGACCGGCAACTCTCCCGTCCCCAAGACCTTCGGTCTCGTCGCTCTGCGCTCCGCCAGCCCCATCCACTTCACACACTTCAGCGCCACTGAGAACGGCTTCTTGCTTGGTCTTCCAGCGGATAAGCAGAACGCTACCTGCTCCGGCAAGTCTGATGGATCAGCTGTCTTCCGTCTGAGCGAGGGTGAGCTGTACTTGTACAACACCggcaagaagcagcagcgcGCTTACACTGATCGCTCTGGAATGG GCCAAGGTGTTCTTCAGTACGCTACTGTTAGCAAGAACCCTCTGCCCGATTCGTTCGAGACAAAGGGCTGGAAGATCGACAAGTCTGGAAACCTCAACTTTGACAATGCTAGCGGCTTCACTGCCTGCCGTGATGGCCCTGATGGTTCTTGGACTGTTTGGATTGCTACTGGAGCCACTCACCCTGGAAACACTGACGCCGAGTGTCTTGGCTTCAACGCCCGTGTTGCCGAGATTGAGCACCCTACTAGCTGCTTTTACTCCGAGTACTCTTCTTAA